The following nucleotide sequence is from Apium graveolens cultivar Ventura chromosome 4, ASM990537v1, whole genome shotgun sequence.
ATCGCAACTCTAGGGAtgttcatctccaagtcaggagacaaatgTCTACCCTTTTTTAAAACCCTTAAGAAGGTAAAGGACTTTGAATGGACAGctgagagccaagaggcctttgaacaACTGAAGAAGTACATGACTGAAGCCCCGTTCTTGGCTAAACCAAGTCCGGAGGACACTCTTTATTTGTACCTCGTGGTATCTGAATAACCCGTGAGTGCATTCCTCGTGAAGGAAGAGCAGAAGCTCCAGAAGCCTTTATACTATGTAAGCAAGGTGCTCCATGGAGCAGAATTGAATTACTCTACCACGGAAAAGTTCGCACTTGCTCTCATCATAGCCTCGAggaagttgagaccatacttccaggctcacaagatCGAAGTCCTGAAGGACCAACCTTTGAGGAACATCCTTCATAGCCCGAAAACCAGtggaaggctcatcaagtgggagattgagttaggagaatttaaTATCAAATACAAGCCTCGAATGGCCATCAAGGCTCAGGCCTTAGCAGACTTCGTGGTCAAATGCACCATTaacgaccaagaagtcggggggcaagaGATAGTAACCCCAGAAGGAAGAAAAAAGGAGAAGGATGAAGAAACAACCTtaaaagagtattgggttctccattttgacggagcgtccaaaataaaatatagtgGTACAGGCCTAGTCTTGCGAAGCCCTGATGGGTTTATTATTGAATATAATTTGAAGTTGGACTTCCCGACTATGAACaacgaagcagaatatgaagcattgatagctggcttaggcttggctagagTCGTAAGGGCCCAAAACTTGAAGGTCTGCGGAGACTCAAGACTTGTAGTTGCTTAAGTTAATGGGGAGTTTGAGGCCAAGGATGATACTATGGCCAAGTACCTAAGAGTCGTATAGGGAATactgactcagttcgatgaatggtACGCAAAACATGTTTcgagagaggagaacactacGGCGGATGCCTCGTCTCAGTTCGCCTCTTCTGAAATTGAGAACTATCCGAGAAGTATTTACTTCCAGGTCTTGAAGACCCCTAATATTCATGTCATAAATCTGATAGCACCGGTCGGTGTGGAAAGCCGTTGGATAGACCCAATCAAGACCCACTTAGAAACTGGGTGGCTCTCCGACGATGCCCAGAAGGCACGCAAGGTGTCGGTTAGAGCATTAAGATACTCGTTGATTGAAGGCCTTCTTTACAAAAAGGTCCTTTCTTATTCCATACTTGAAGTGCTTAAGACCTCTTAAAGCAGAGGAGGCACTTAAAGAAGCCCATGAAGGGATTTGTGGACAAGACCTGGGGAGCAGGTCActcgctcacaagataactcAATTGGGGTTCTGCTGGCCAACTATGCTAGCCGATGCAAAGGCTTATGTGAAGAAATGTGAAAGATGACAGAGGCACGCTCCGATAGTATGACAGCCCCCAGAGAGGCTTACGTCGATCAGCACACCCATCCCTTTTGTAATGTGGGGAATGGACATACTTGGACCATTTCCTATAACATCGGGACAGAGGAAGTTCATTGTGGTAGCCATAGACTACTTTacaaagtggattgaggctaaggcactagccaagataaccaccaagcaaaTTACCCAATTCTTCTGGGAGAATGTGATATACCGATATGAAATCCCACACATCCTTGTCACGGATAATGAGAAACAATTTGATAATGCAGAGTTCAGAGAGTACTGTGACGATAACAACATAGAACTTCGCTTTACCTCCGTTGCACATCCTCAGGCAAATGGGCAAGCAGATgttgctaacagaatcatccttgATAGACTTAAGAAGAGGGTTGAACGCTCGAGAAACACTTGGGTGGATGAGCTGCTTCCCATACTATAGGCATATCGAACCACCTGCAAAGTGACAACTGAAGCGACCCCATTCATGCTGGCTTATGGAGCCGAGGCAGTGGTGCCCCTTGAAATCACTCATGGATCCCCTAGGATCGAAGCTTACGAGCCAGAGACAAatgaagaaggcatgaggctcgcTCTCGATCTCATTGACGAGGTCAGGGATGAGGCCAACGCCCGTAATGCAGAGCATCAACaaagagcctccctctattacaatagatgggttaaagaaaggttctttcaaCAGGGAGATTTGGTTCTAAGGAAGATTGATGCATCAGGAGTAGGGGAGAGAGGAAAACTAGCCCCCAACTGGGAAGGACCTTATAAGGTCAGGAAGACACTGGGACGAGGATCCCACAAGTTATAGACCCTGAATGGTGATGAAGTGCCTCGCACTTGGTATGCTTCAAACCTGAAGATTTATTATGTTTAGGACATTCACTAcatgttcctagtacttagtatTAAGTTTACAAATAAGGTCGAAGAAACCATcttatgtaagggttgaacccatttcttAGAGATATTATCTACTGATGCAAGTTTATTTCTATCATCttgtctaccaatttatttaagtacgagcatctaaagaatgcaagtcccgaaggaccaaatgccgaaaataaaagacaagtatgaaataaaattaaatacaGTGCATAGATAAAAGATCCCGAAGGATCATTAGTTAAAGTCCCGAAGGACCAATAGGTTACAGACCAATAAGGTTCAAATTAAGTTCTGAAAATAAAAGCCACATACGGAAATCAAGGCCATGCAAGGGCACATCATTCACTCATCATAAGAGTCCTCCCCCTCGCCATCCGAGCCTTCCTCAAAAGAAGAACCACTGCTTCTGGAATTAGCTCCCTCATCTTCCCTCGGAGGGCTGCCCTGGACTTGGGACTACCCGAAGGGGCTTTGCCTTTAGAGCCGGAACCATAACTTGAGTGGGGCCTCATGTGAGGAGTCGAAGGCACGGATCTGGAAGGTGCTCAGATAGGTCCATAACAGGAAGCTTCTAAGGGCAAGATAGAAGGCTTAGATCAACCACATCCGGCCATACGCCTTGAGCGTCTTTGACTCCCCTATTCCAACCTATTGCCAGGTTAACGGGGCGCATCTTGTCATTGTACTCGTCCATTATCGTGGTGAACCTGGTGGATCTGTGATAAGCATCCTCAAGGTCTTTCCATTTCTTCTTCCTCTTCTCTTCCGAGCTAGCATATTTCTTCTCCATGATGGCAAGCTTGCCCTCCACCTCATGGGCCCTAGACTCCCACTCCCCTGAGGAGATAGTCATCTGCTTCATGGAAGCCTGCAATGCATTATAGTCGCCTCTCATTTTGATAGCTTGAGTAGAAGACGCTGCGAAATAAGCATTGGCCTGACAAAGAAAATATGAGTTTGAGTATAAAGGGCCGAGCCCCCAAGGAGTAATTCCTATAATATTTTCCAAGCTCTAAGAAAAAGAGAACTTAAGCGAAAATTTGCACAAGTAGAAACATACCTGATAGAGGGCATGAGCTCCCAGCATCTCAGCCTCAATGAGTTTCTCACCAGAGGAGACGAA
It contains:
- the LOC141718941 gene encoding uncharacterized protein LOC141718941 → MLAYGAEAVVPLEITHGSPRIEAYEPETNEEGMRLALDLIDEVRDEANARNAEHQQRASLYYNRWVKERFFQQGDLVLRKIDASGVGERGKLAPNWEGPYKVRKTLGRGSHKL